Part of the Candidatus Saganbacteria bacterium genome, TTTACAGCCGCACGAGACAAGGCCGGAAATGACGATTTTTTTTATGGATCCGGACGAAGTCCTAGTGTCAGCGCCAATGACAACGGAGCCGCCTTTTAAATATGTTCCGAATGCTTTCGAAAGATCAATGCAAATTTCCGATGTAAGCGAATCGGGCACTGTTCCTCGGACACCGGAGATCGATATTTTTAACATTTTTCTTGAAATATTATATCAGTTTGTTATTATATGTCCATGTCGCAAATTGTTTTCGGGGAGATATCGCCTCATCCTCCGATACTTATCCCGCAGATCGGCGGCGCAAGGCTCAATGACGCTGAAAAATCAAAAAAGTCGCTTGAGGCCGCGTCAAATGCGTTAAGATCCAAAGATTTCGATACAATTGTTGTTATCACCCCCCATGGAGCCGTATCGTCCGCATCAGTCCCTGTCTACACAAGCCCGGTATTTGAAGGCGACTTTGCAAATTTCGGGATGCCAAAACCCGTTTTTCATTTTAAAGGCGATACCGAGCTTGGAGTGGCGATTGCAAAAGAAGATACGGCTTTGACGTCAAGGATACCCGAAACCATTTTGGACCATGGGGCGCTTGTTCCATTATATTATATTCTAGAAGCTGGGATAAAGAAACCAATACTTCCGATCGCGATCGCCATGCTTCCACTTCCAAAACTTTTCGAATTTGGAAAAGTGTTGGCGCGCGCCGCCGAAAAGATAAATAGAAAGATAGCTGTGATCGCATCAGCCGACATGTCGCACCGTTTGACGCAAGATGCCCCTTCGGGCTTTGATCCTCGCGGTAAAGAATTCGACGAAAAGCTTGTCGATCTTGTAAGGCGGTATGATGTGAAAGGAATTCTTAATTTTCCAGAAGAACTTGCCTACAGGGCGGGACAAGACGCATTGTGGTCCATCGCGATCTTACTTGGAGCTCTTGATGGCTTAAAAGTTAAGCACGAGGTCTTATCCTACGAAGGCCCGTTC contains:
- the amrB gene encoding AmmeMemoRadiSam system protein B gives rise to the protein MSQIVFGEISPHPPILIPQIGGARLNDAEKSKKSLEAASNALRSKDFDTIVVITPHGAVSSASVPVYTSPVFEGDFANFGMPKPVFHFKGDTELGVAIAKEDTALTSRIPETILDHGALVPLYYILEAGIKKPILPIAIAMLPLPKLFEFGKVLARAAEKINRKIAVIASADMSHRLTQDAPSGFDPRGKEFDEKLVDLVRRYDVKGILNFPEELAYRAGQDALWSIAILLGALDGLKVKHEVLSYEGPFGVGYMVATFEPIS